The sequence GGAATCGGAATCGGAATCGGAATCGATCGGCGCAAGTAGTCATGAACGAGTAATTGCATGCTCGTAAATGTTAAAGACGACTGAATTGTCTAACATCTTATTATAAGATACTGTTCAATCCAAAACTTTAATCTATTAAATGTGAGATAGTCTCTCAAACTTAACTATGTTTGATCTCTTCATAATAATTTCCGGGTCAATCGATCGATATTCTAACATAGTACTAAAAGTAATTTATAATGTGCATGTCTCTTCAAACatgaatatataaaaaaaaattaaggagtatttatttattgatgGTATGTTGCTGCAGTGTGGAAGGAGCTGCTGAAAGAGAACAAGGACTTCTTTCAATCATATTATCGATCTATATCTCCAAGGCCATATTATAGCAGTAAGTATTtgaatataattataattagtaGTAATTAATCTCGTGTGCCAGTGTCAAGTGTGTAAACATCATgatcataaaaaaaatgaatactTCATGTTTAATTTCTGATGGACTCACGGTCGTCGCTTCGTGGGTTCGAGTCGTCTATAGAATTCAAGGATTTGAATCAGAAATATTAATCGAAAAATTTTTATAGATGAACTCAGGGtacttttgaaaattttatgatttcaaaaaaatttaaagaaatgATCATATCATAGCCTTGTCTAGCTCGCTCCCTATAATTAAAGTTCATCGAATTCGGTTTTTGACAAacttttctttattacaatttaTATAGATGGGTATGTTCACAGGGCACCAAGATTTGCAAGAAGATCAAGTCAGTGGAGATCATAGACTAGAAGAAATTATCATAAGTAGTACATGTCTCCTTtgcaagtatatatatatatatataatgagttTTGCTATGCAGCCCACCTCCATGCTCAcctatgaggtggcactcatccattggatgaatcatttgtatatgattcatgGATGAGTGTCACCTTATAGGTGGACATGAAGGTGGGCACGGGAGGTGGgcagcatatatatatatatatggcatGATCCCTAGCTAgggtttttattattatttttttaatttatatgcaATCATATACTATCTCTAGCTACTAGCTATTTTGCCATCAATTAGACAATATATTTGTGTTGTGTAAAAATATTCCATTCTTATTATATAATTCGATGAAGTACTTTAATTTGATAGCTTTAGAAAAATTTGGTAAGAAGACGTGCGTCTTCGTTTCATCAATCTTTGATCCAAGTTTTGTAAATTAATgattgaaattataattcatTATCATGTTATTCACATATATTGATTTATATATCTTGTACGATAGACATCATTCCCGAGCTAATGATCCTATATTTAACTAATGAATATCTCTCTCTCTCGGTCTCTAATGCGTTTCCAAATCTGCATTTTCCTTGTAGTGTTATCACTTATCCTCATCTCTagatatttttttcttaaactatttaataatataatatattaaaacttaATGCTTAATTACAGTGCAAACATTTTGTATGACTAATAATTATATAGCGCAACCAACATTTAATTTTTCAATTGCAATAATTTTGTCAGTTCTTAGGACATCTCCAACCTGGCAACCCATTA comes from Henckelia pumila isolate YLH828 chromosome 4, ASM3356847v2, whole genome shotgun sequence and encodes:
- the LOC140866446 gene encoding uncharacterized protein isoform X1 produces the protein MYDNKMNHFPCLHCHPHTYIRMVQNLIERCLLLHMDRDQCVKALAEHAKIQPLVTITVWKELLKENKDFFQSYYRSISPRPYYSRHQDLQEDQVSGDHRLEEIIISSTCLLCKYIYIYIMSFAMQPTSMLTYEVALIHWMNHLYMIHG